The following proteins are encoded in a genomic region of Streptomyces sp. NBC_01723:
- a CDS encoding YihY/virulence factor BrkB family protein yields the protein MDWLKKLPLVGPWIARLMTTHAWRSYERLDRVKWARLAAAMTFTSFVALFPLLSLAAAVAAATLSKEQQDQLQDKIAEQIPGIADQLNIQGLVDNAGTVGLISGLLLLFTGMGWVEATRGCLRAVWELPDEEENPVLHRAKDAGVLIGLGGALLITVAISTVASALVGWIIRSIGLAEGGVGGVLLYIAAFAVAVLADFLLLLYVLTLLPGVHPERRRLVVAALIGAIGFELLKLLISGYIQGVAAKSMYGAFGVPVALLLWINFTSKLLLFAASWTATGSKAQEAGSGDDGDGADAPDVTGGSGGGPGPAAATSG from the coding sequence ATGGACTGGCTGAAGAAGCTCCCCCTCGTGGGACCGTGGATCGCGCGCCTGATGACCACGCACGCGTGGCGCTCGTACGAACGGCTCGACCGGGTGAAGTGGGCACGGCTGGCCGCCGCCATGACCTTCACCAGCTTCGTCGCGCTCTTCCCGCTGCTGAGCCTGGCCGCCGCCGTGGCCGCCGCCACGCTCAGCAAGGAGCAGCAGGACCAGCTCCAGGACAAGATCGCCGAGCAGATCCCCGGCATCGCCGACCAGCTGAACATCCAGGGCCTGGTGGACAACGCCGGCACCGTCGGCCTCATCTCCGGCCTGCTGCTGCTCTTCACCGGCATGGGCTGGGTCGAGGCCACCCGGGGCTGTCTGCGCGCCGTCTGGGAGCTGCCCGACGAGGAGGAGAACCCGGTCCTGCACCGGGCCAAGGACGCCGGCGTGCTGATCGGTCTCGGCGGCGCGCTGCTGATCACCGTCGCCATCTCCACCGTCGCCTCGGCGCTGGTGGGCTGGATCATCCGCTCGATCGGCCTGGCCGAGGGCGGCGTCGGCGGCGTCCTGCTCTACATCGCCGCCTTCGCGGTGGCCGTCCTCGCCGACTTCCTCCTGCTGCTGTACGTGCTGACGCTGCTCCCCGGCGTCCACCCCGAGCGCCGCCGTCTGGTCGTCGCGGCGCTGATCGGCGCGATCGGCTTCGAACTGCTGAAGCTGCTGATCAGCGGCTACATCCAGGGGGTCGCGGCGAAGAGCATGTACGGCGCCTTCGGCGTCCCCGTGGCCCTGCTGCTGTGGATCAACTTCACCTCGAAGCTGCTGCTGTTCGCGGCCTCCTGGACGGCGACCGGGAGCAAGGCGCAGGAGGCCGGGAGCGGGGACGACGGCGACGGTGCCGACGCCCCTGACGTCACGGGCGGGTCCGGCGGCGGACCAGGTCCGGCAGCGGCCACTTCCGGTTGA
- the trpS gene encoding tryptophan--tRNA ligase, which translates to MANDQPRVLSGIQPTAGSFHLGNYLGAVRQWVALQETHDAFYMVVDLHAITVPQDPKELRANTRLAAAQLLAAGLDPDRCTLFVQSHVPEHAQLAWIMNCLTGFGEAGRMTQFKDKSAKQGAERASVGLFTYPILQVADILLYQANEVPVGEDQRQHIELTRDLAERFNGRFGEAFTVPSPYILKETAKIYDLQDPSIKMSKSASTPKGLINLLDEPKATAKKVKSAVTDTDTVIRFDREHKPGVSNLLSIYSVLTGTAIAELEEKYVGKGYGALKTDLADVMVEFVTPFRERTQQYLDDPETLDSILAKGAEKARAVAAETLSRTYDMVGFLPAKH; encoded by the coding sequence ATGGCGAATGACCAGCCCCGCGTGCTCTCCGGAATCCAGCCCACCGCAGGCTCGTTCCACCTCGGCAACTACCTCGGCGCCGTCCGCCAGTGGGTGGCCCTCCAGGAGACCCACGACGCGTTCTACATGGTCGTCGACCTGCACGCGATCACGGTCCCGCAGGACCCGAAGGAACTGCGGGCCAACACCCGGCTGGCCGCCGCCCAGCTCCTGGCGGCCGGCCTGGACCCGGACCGCTGCACGCTCTTCGTGCAGAGCCACGTCCCCGAGCACGCCCAGCTCGCCTGGATCATGAACTGCCTCACCGGCTTCGGCGAGGCCGGCCGCATGACCCAGTTCAAGGACAAGTCCGCCAAGCAGGGCGCCGAACGCGCCTCCGTCGGCCTGTTCACGTACCCGATCCTCCAGGTCGCGGACATCCTGCTCTACCAGGCCAACGAGGTCCCGGTCGGCGAGGACCAGCGCCAGCACATCGAGCTGACCCGCGACCTGGCCGAGCGCTTCAACGGCCGCTTCGGCGAGGCGTTCACCGTGCCCTCCCCGTACATCCTCAAGGAGACGGCGAAGATCTACGATCTCCAGGACCCGTCGATCAAGATGAGCAAGTCGGCGTCCACGCCGAAGGGCCTGATCAACCTCCTGGACGAGCCCAAGGCCACCGCGAAGAAGGTGAAGAGCGCGGTCACCGACACGGACACCGTGATCCGCTTCGACCGCGAGCACAAGCCGGGCGTCAGCAACCTCCTGTCGATCTACTCGGTGCTCACCGGCACGGCGATCGCCGAGCTGGAGGAGAAGTACGTCGGCAAGGGCTACGGCGCACTCAAGACGGACCTCGCCGACGTCATGGTCGAGTTCGTGACCCCGTTCCGGGAGCGCACCCAGCAGTACCTGGACGACCCGGAGACGCTGGACTCGATCCTGGCCAAGGGCGCCGAGAAGGCACGCGCCGTCGCCGCCGAGACCCTCTCGCGGACGTACGACATGGTGGGCTTCCTGCCCGCCAAGCACTGA
- a CDS encoding FAD-binding oxidoreductase, with the protein MSADTDWGPVTGWGRTAPTAARLIRPRTYQEAALAVRDCGARGGIARGLGRAYGDAAQNAGGAVLDMTALDQVHAVDVAGGTVLCDAGVSLHHLMEVLLPLGWFVPVTPGTRYVTVGGAIGADIHGKNHHVSGSFARHVVSLELLTADGGVRTVTPGTPLFDATAGGMGLTGVILTATLRLHPVETALMSVDTERADDLDDLMARLTATDHRYRYSVAWIDLLARGRATGRAVLTRGDHAPLDALPARSRARRAPLAFRTSRLPAAPDLVPDGLLGRTTVGLFNEVWYRKSPRFSRGRLQRISTFFHPLDGVPHWNRIYGRGGFVQYQFVVGEGREDALRRIVRRISDRRCPSFLAVLKRFGEADPGWLSFPVPGWTLALDIPAGLPGLGTFLDELDEEVARAGGRVYLAKDSRLRPELLAAMYPRLDDFRALRAELDPRGVFVSDLARRLTL; encoded by the coding sequence ATGTCTGCCGACACCGACTGGGGTCCCGTCACCGGCTGGGGCCGCACCGCGCCCACCGCGGCCCGTCTGATCCGCCCGCGGACGTACCAGGAGGCCGCCCTGGCCGTCCGGGACTGCGGGGCCCGCGGCGGCATCGCGCGGGGGCTGGGACGGGCGTACGGGGACGCCGCGCAGAACGCGGGGGGCGCCGTGCTGGACATGACCGCCCTGGACCAGGTGCACGCCGTCGACGTCGCCGGCGGCACCGTGCTCTGCGACGCGGGCGTCTCCCTGCACCACCTGATGGAGGTGCTGCTGCCGCTCGGCTGGTTCGTGCCGGTGACGCCCGGCACCCGCTACGTCACGGTCGGCGGGGCGATCGGCGCGGACATCCACGGCAAGAACCACCACGTGTCGGGGTCCTTCGCGCGGCACGTGGTCTCCTTGGAGCTGCTCACCGCCGACGGCGGGGTCCGCACCGTCACCCCGGGCACGCCCCTGTTCGACGCGACCGCCGGAGGCATGGGCCTGACCGGGGTGATCCTCACCGCGACGCTGCGGCTCCACCCGGTCGAGACCGCGCTGATGTCCGTCGACACCGAGCGCGCCGACGACCTGGACGACCTGATGGCCCGTCTGACGGCCACCGACCACCGCTACCGCTACTCGGTCGCCTGGATCGACCTCCTCGCGCGCGGCAGGGCGACCGGCCGCGCGGTGCTCACCCGCGGCGACCACGCCCCGCTGGACGCCCTGCCCGCCCGCTCCCGCGCACGGCGGGCGCCGCTGGCCTTCCGCACCTCCCGCCTCCCGGCCGCCCCCGACCTCGTCCCCGACGGGCTCCTCGGCCGGACCACGGTGGGCCTGTTCAACGAGGTGTGGTACCGCAAGTCCCCCCGGTTCAGCCGGGGCCGGCTCCAGCGGATCTCCACCTTCTTCCACCCCCTGGACGGCGTCCCGCACTGGAACCGGATCTACGGCCGCGGCGGCTTCGTGCAGTACCAGTTCGTCGTCGGCGAGGGCCGGGAGGACGCCCTGCGCCGGATCGTGCGGCGCATCTCGGACCGCCGCTGCCCGTCCTTCCTCGCCGTCCTCAAGCGGTTCGGCGAGGCCGACCCGGGCTGGCTCTCCTTCCCCGTGCCCGGCTGGACCCTGGCCCTGGACATCCCGGCGGGCCTGCCCGGCCTCGGCACCTTCCTGGACGAGCTGGACGAGGAGGTCGCGCGGGCGGGCGGCCGGGTCTACCTCGCCAAGGACTCGCGGCTGCGGCCCGAACTGCTCGCCGCGATGTACCCGCGCCTCGACGACTTCCGCGCGCTGCGCGCGGAGCTGGACCCGCGCGGGGTGTTCGTGTCCGACCTGGCCCGCCGCCTCACCCTCTGA
- a CDS encoding D-alanyl-D-alanine carboxypeptidase family protein, translating into MPAPKKALRRTLSVTSASLTALAVLSPAALAAPDPSKSPTPTPPASMSTMGGARLGKPGTQVDLAGGAPVLPKDITARSWIVADAESGDVLAAHNAHWRLAPASTLKMLFADTLLPKWPKTTEHKVEVSDLAGIGAGSSLVGVKEEETYTVHDLWLGVFLRSGNDAVHVLSAMNGGVDKTVADMNEHAEELQALDTNVVSPDGYDAPHQVSSAYDLTLFARSGLQKKDFREYASTVRAKFPGQTEKDKKGKTTRTPFEIQNTNRLLAGDSDMEVYPGIAGVKNGNTTNAGATFTGVAERNGKVLLVTVMNPAKDEHNEVYKETARLFDWGFAAAGKARPVGELVRPKSAAQASPGPDASGEAGGTGKGAAGTGPVAGATASDGSGGVGIAAGVTAGVLVLLAGGAFLVNRKWPLPDLVRRRTRP; encoded by the coding sequence GTGCCCGCACCCAAGAAGGCCCTCAGGCGAACCCTGTCGGTCACCTCCGCCTCCCTGACCGCACTCGCCGTGCTCTCCCCCGCCGCCCTCGCGGCCCCCGACCCCTCGAAGAGCCCGACGCCCACTCCCCCCGCGTCGATGTCGACCATGGGCGGCGCGCGGCTGGGGAAGCCGGGCACGCAGGTGGACCTGGCGGGCGGGGCGCCGGTGCTGCCCAAGGACATCACCGCCCGTTCCTGGATCGTGGCCGACGCCGAGTCCGGCGACGTGCTCGCCGCGCACAACGCGCACTGGCGGCTGGCCCCGGCGAGCACCCTGAAGATGCTGTTCGCCGACACGCTGCTGCCGAAGTGGCCGAAGACCACCGAGCACAAGGTGGAGGTCTCCGACCTCGCGGGCATCGGCGCCGGCTCCAGCCTGGTCGGCGTCAAGGAGGAGGAGACCTACACCGTCCACGACCTGTGGCTCGGGGTCTTCCTGCGCTCCGGCAACGACGCCGTGCACGTGCTGTCCGCGATGAACGGCGGCGTCGACAAGACCGTCGCGGACATGAACGAGCACGCCGAGGAGCTCCAGGCCCTCGACACCAACGTGGTCAGCCCCGACGGTTACGACGCGCCGCACCAGGTCTCCTCCGCGTACGACCTGACGCTGTTCGCGCGCTCGGGGCTCCAGAAGAAGGACTTCCGCGAGTACGCCTCGACGGTCCGCGCGAAGTTCCCCGGCCAGACGGAGAAGGACAAGAAGGGCAAGACGACCCGTACCCCCTTCGAGATCCAGAACACCAACCGGCTCCTGGCCGGCGACTCGGACATGGAGGTCTACCCGGGCATCGCGGGCGTGAAGAACGGCAACACCACCAATGCGGGCGCCACCTTCACCGGCGTCGCCGAACGGAACGGCAAGGTGCTGCTCGTCACGGTGATGAACCCGGCCAAGGACGAGCACAACGAGGTCTACAAGGAGACGGCCCGCCTGTTCGACTGGGGCTTCGCGGCGGCCGGGAAGGCGCGGCCGGTGGGCGAGCTGGTCCGGCCGAAGAGCGCCGCACAGGCGAGCCCCGGGCCGGACGCCTCCGGAGAGGCCGGCGGCACCGGGAAGGGCGCGGCGGGCACCGGGCCGGTGGCGGGCGCGACGGCCTCGGACGGCTCCGGCGGGGTCGGGATCGCGGCCGGTGTCACGGCGGGGGTGCTGGTGCTGCTGGCCGGCGGCGCGTTCCTGGTCAACCGGAAGTGGCCGCTGCCGGACCTGGTCCGCCGCCGGACCCGCCCGTGA
- a CDS encoding metallophosphoesterase, protein MVVVFALVALAVVSVLVTSNWYVWRRLFRDTTPGPGPGRRAGGAVIAGGWVLAVGALVAERAGAPFWLQQVLAWPGFLWLALSVYLLLALLAGEVVRPLLRRFLERRAVRRSGAEPPRPEAADQERIPAATAPPEQPEPAEPGRATEPPRPPGGPQPPEAPDSPLALPSRRLFVSRVVAGAAAAAAVGTVGYGTYGVLNGPSVKRVTVPLAKLPRAAHGYRIAVVSDVHLGPVLGRGFAQKVVDTINSTQPDLIAVVGDLVDGSVKDLGPAAAPLAGLRARDGAYFVTGNHEYFSGAEQWVEEVRRLGLLPLENARTELRHFDLAGVNDVAGEEEGQGPDYAKALGDRDRARACVLLAHQPVQIHDAVDHGVDLQLSGHTHGGQLWPGNLIAGAANPTLAGLERYGDTQLYVSRGAGAWGPPTRVGAESDVTVIELASRQA, encoded by the coding sequence ATGGTGGTCGTCTTCGCGCTGGTCGCGCTGGCAGTGGTGAGCGTCCTCGTGACGTCCAACTGGTACGTGTGGCGGCGCCTGTTCCGTGACACCACCCCGGGCCCGGGCCCGGGGCGCCGGGCCGGCGGGGCGGTGATCGCCGGGGGCTGGGTGCTGGCCGTCGGTGCCCTGGTCGCCGAGCGTGCGGGCGCCCCCTTCTGGCTCCAGCAGGTGCTGGCCTGGCCCGGCTTCCTGTGGCTGGCGCTCTCCGTCTACCTGCTCCTCGCGCTGCTGGCGGGCGAGGTCGTCCGCCCGCTGCTGCGGCGCTTCCTGGAGCGCAGGGCGGTGCGGCGGAGCGGCGCGGAGCCGCCGCGGCCCGAGGCCGCGGACCAGGAGCGGATACCCGCCGCCACGGCCCCGCCCGAGCAGCCGGAGCCCGCCGAGCCGGGCCGGGCGACCGAGCCGCCCCGGCCACCCGGGGGACCGCAGCCGCCCGAGGCGCCCGACAGCCCGCTCGCCCTCCCCTCCCGCCGCCTCTTCGTCTCCCGCGTCGTCGCCGGTGCCGCCGCCGCGGCGGCCGTCGGGACGGTCGGCTACGGCACGTACGGCGTGCTGAACGGCCCCTCGGTGAAGCGGGTCACCGTGCCGCTGGCCAAGCTCCCGCGCGCGGCGCACGGCTACCGCATCGCCGTGGTCAGCGACGTCCACCTCGGCCCGGTGCTCGGCCGGGGCTTCGCGCAGAAGGTCGTCGACACGATCAACTCCACGCAGCCCGACCTCATCGCCGTCGTCGGCGACCTGGTCGACGGCAGCGTGAAGGACCTCGGCCCGGCGGCGGCCCCGCTGGCCGGCCTGAGGGCGCGGGACGGCGCGTACTTCGTCACCGGCAACCACGAGTACTTCTCCGGCGCCGAGCAGTGGGTCGAGGAGGTGCGGCGGCTCGGACTGCTCCCGCTGGAGAACGCCCGCACCGAGCTGCGCCACTTCGACCTGGCCGGCGTCAACGACGTGGCGGGCGAGGAGGAGGGCCAGGGCCCCGACTACGCCAAGGCCCTCGGTGACCGGGACCGGGCGCGGGCGTGCGTGCTGCTCGCCCACCAGCCGGTGCAGATCCACGACGCCGTCGACCACGGCGTCGACCTCCAGCTCTCCGGCCACACCCACGGCGGCCAGCTCTGGCCCGGCAACCTCATCGCGGGCGCCGCCAACCCCACCCTGGCGGGTCTGGAGCGCTACGGCGACACCCAGCTGTACGTCAGCCGCGGCGCGGGCGCCTGGGGCCCGCCCACGCGCGTGGGGGCGGAGTCGGACGTCACGGTGATCGAGCTGGCGTCCCGTCAGGCCTGA
- a CDS encoding phosphatase PAP2 family protein yields MDDLDDMDHRIVTALRACGTDPRVAGAARALSWAGEHAALWLAAGLAGAAVDRARRGAWLRGTALTAGAHVVSMALKRVVRRPRPAHVVPLVRTAGRHSFPSSHATSAAAAAVAFGALGVPAVRPLAAAVCASRLVVGVHYPSDVAAGAALGALTARLGARWMRGGTRD; encoded by the coding sequence ATGGACGACCTCGACGACATGGACCACCGGATCGTCACGGCGCTCAGAGCCTGCGGCACGGACCCGCGCGTGGCCGGCGCCGCACGCGCCCTGTCCTGGGCCGGGGAGCACGCGGCCCTGTGGCTCGCCGCGGGTCTCGCCGGAGCCGCAGTGGACCGCGCGCGGCGGGGGGCCTGGCTGCGCGGCACCGCGCTCACCGCGGGCGCCCACGTCGTCAGCATGGCCCTGAAGCGGGTCGTGCGCCGTCCGCGCCCGGCACACGTCGTGCCCCTGGTGCGCACCGCCGGACGGCACTCGTTCCCCAGCTCCCACGCCACCTCGGCCGCGGCCGCCGCGGTCGCCTTCGGCGCGCTCGGCGTGCCCGCGGTCCGGCCGCTGGCCGCCGCGGTGTGCGCCTCTCGGCTGGTCGTCGGGGTCCACTACCCCTCGGACGTCGCGGCCGGCGCGGCCCTGGGCGCGCTCACGGCCCGGCTCGGCGCCCGCTGGATGCGAGGAGGCACCCGTGACTGA
- a CDS encoding 2'-5' RNA ligase family protein produces MGTVTIGVSIAVPEPHGSQLQQLRAGFGDAAAHGIPTHVTLLPPTEVDGSVLPAVEAHLAEVAARGRPFPMRLSGTGTFRPLSPVVFVQVVEGAAACSWLQKRVRDASGPVARELQFPYHPHVTVAHGIEEAAMDRAYEELSDYAAQWSCTGFALYEQGPDGVWRKLREFPFGSATVPPQAGRVESGSLPGG; encoded by the coding sequence GTGGGGACCGTAACGATCGGCGTGTCGATCGCGGTCCCGGAGCCTCACGGCAGCCAGCTCCAGCAGCTGCGCGCGGGCTTCGGCGACGCCGCTGCTCACGGCATCCCCACGCACGTCACCCTGCTGCCGCCGACCGAGGTCGACGGCAGCGTGCTGCCCGCGGTCGAGGCGCACCTTGCGGAGGTGGCGGCGCGCGGCCGGCCCTTCCCGATGCGGCTGTCCGGCACCGGGACCTTCCGTCCGCTGTCGCCCGTGGTCTTCGTCCAGGTGGTCGAGGGCGCCGCGGCCTGCTCCTGGCTCCAGAAGCGGGTGCGCGACGCGTCCGGTCCCGTTGCACGCGAACTGCAGTTCCCGTACCACCCGCACGTCACGGTGGCGCACGGCATCGAGGAAGCGGCGATGGACCGCGCCTACGAGGAGCTGTCCGATTACGCCGCCCAGTGGTCCTGCACGGGCTTCGCGCTCTACGAGCAGGGTCCCGACGGAGTGTGGCGCAAGCTGCGCGAGTTCCCCTTCGGCAGCGCCACGGTGCCCCCGCAGGCCGGGCGCGTGGAGAGCGGCTCGCTGCCCGGCGGGTGA
- a CDS encoding GtrA family protein — MVADRRELAGFASVGLLAYAVDLGLFTCLRGPAGLGPLGAKTLSFVAGCAVAYAGNALGTYRHTRPRGLRPCAVFVAVNLAGAGVQLLCLTVSHYGLGLTSQRADTVSGAGIGMVLGTILRFWGTRTLVFRAADGSGGPTRSWTGTSGGRVGSWTG; from the coding sequence TTGGTAGCCGACCGGCGCGAGCTGGCCGGCTTCGCCTCCGTGGGCCTGCTCGCCTACGCCGTCGACCTCGGCCTCTTCACCTGCCTGCGCGGTCCCGCGGGCCTCGGTCCGCTCGGCGCCAAGACGCTGTCCTTCGTGGCCGGCTGCGCGGTGGCGTACGCGGGCAACGCGCTGGGCACCTACCGGCACACCCGCCCCCGGGGACTGCGCCCCTGCGCCGTGTTCGTCGCGGTGAACCTCGCCGGTGCCGGCGTGCAACTGCTGTGCCTGACCGTCAGCCACTACGGCCTCGGCCTCACCTCACAGCGCGCCGACACCGTCTCCGGCGCCGGAATCGGCATGGTCCTGGGCACGATCCTGCGCTTCTGGGGCACAAGAACACTGGTCTTCCGGGCCGCAGACGGATCCGGTGGCCCGACGAGATCATGGACCGGGACGAGCGGGGGCAGGGTCGGATCATGGACTGGCTGA
- a CDS encoding decaprenyl-phosphate phosphoribosyltransferase, translated as MTDTAVLGQRAPQRPGEPATPRAKGVLSGLLRTARPRQWVKNVLVVAAPAAAGELFSVPALSRLALVFVLFTACASAVYLVNDARDAEADRAHPVKRHRPVAAGQVPVPLAYAVGGLLGVLAPLVAAWLCPPSVAALLTAYLAMQLAYCVTLKHVLVVDLAVVTTGFLMRAMIGGLALGIPLSRWFLITTGFGALFMVAAKRYSEAVQMAGQAGATRALLTEYTTGYLRFVWQLAAGVAVLGYCLWAMEEGGVPHTSVLPWRQLSMVAFVLAVLRYAVFADRGTAGEPEDVVLRDRALALIGVVWVAMYGLAVANW; from the coding sequence GTGACTGACACGGCCGTCCTGGGACAACGCGCCCCGCAGCGGCCGGGGGAGCCCGCGACGCCCCGCGCGAAGGGCGTGCTGAGCGGCCTGCTCCGGACCGCACGCCCCCGCCAGTGGGTCAAGAACGTCCTGGTCGTCGCCGCCCCGGCCGCCGCGGGCGAGCTGTTCTCGGTGCCCGCGCTGAGCCGGCTCGCCCTGGTCTTCGTGCTGTTCACCGCCTGCGCCTCCGCCGTCTACCTCGTCAACGACGCCCGCGACGCCGAGGCCGACCGCGCCCACCCGGTCAAGCGGCACCGCCCGGTCGCGGCCGGACAGGTCCCGGTGCCGCTCGCGTACGCCGTCGGCGGCCTCCTGGGCGTTCTCGCGCCCCTCGTCGCGGCCTGGCTGTGCCCGCCGTCCGTCGCGGCCCTGCTGACCGCCTACCTCGCGATGCAACTGGCGTACTGCGTCACCCTCAAGCACGTCCTCGTCGTCGACCTGGCCGTCGTCACCACCGGCTTCCTGATGCGGGCGATGATCGGCGGACTCGCGCTCGGCATCCCCCTGTCGCGCTGGTTCCTCATCACGACCGGCTTCGGCGCGCTGTTCATGGTCGCCGCCAAGCGGTACTCCGAGGCCGTCCAGATGGCCGGGCAGGCGGGCGCCACCCGCGCGCTGCTCACCGAGTACACCACCGGCTACCTCCGCTTCGTCTGGCAGCTCGCGGCCGGTGTCGCCGTCCTCGGCTACTGCCTGTGGGCCATGGAGGAGGGCGGCGTCCCGCACACCAGCGTGCTGCCCTGGCGCCAGCTGTCCATGGTCGCCTTCGTCCTCGCCGTCCTGCGCTACGCCGTCTTCGCCGACCGCGGCACCGCGGGCGAACCCGAGGACGTCGTCCTGCGCGACCGGGCGCTCGCGCTGATCGGCGTGGTCTGGGTGGCGATGTACGGCCTGGCGGTGGCCAATTGGTAG
- a CDS encoding TetR/AcrR family transcriptional regulator, which produces MPATNDGPDDGAPLTKSEQTRALILETAMRLFQERGYDRTTMRAIAQEAGVSVGNAYYYFAGKEHLIQGFYDRIAAEHQAAVREVLAKETDLEARLAGVLKVWLDIATPYHEFAVQFFKNAADPDSPLSPFSPESEHARQEAISIHRAVLAGAKTKVPEELRDILPELMWLSQMGLVLYWIFDRTEGRERSYRLAERGARLTARGVVLARFRVLRPLVREVHELFTDFLPGMTRALPDPGRKADGKTRGQA; this is translated from the coding sequence GTGCCTGCGACCAACGACGGCCCCGACGACGGCGCCCCCCTCACCAAGTCCGAGCAGACCCGCGCGCTGATCCTGGAGACGGCCATGCGGCTGTTCCAGGAACGCGGCTACGACCGGACCACGATGCGGGCCATCGCCCAGGAGGCCGGCGTCTCCGTCGGCAACGCGTACTACTACTTCGCCGGCAAGGAGCACCTGATCCAGGGCTTCTACGACCGGATCGCCGCCGAGCACCAGGCGGCGGTCCGCGAGGTCCTGGCCAAGGAGACGGACCTGGAGGCGCGGCTGGCGGGCGTGCTGAAGGTCTGGCTGGACATCGCCACGCCGTACCACGAGTTCGCCGTGCAGTTCTTCAAGAACGCCGCCGACCCGGACAGCCCGCTCAGCCCCTTCTCCCCCGAGTCGGAGCACGCGCGCCAGGAGGCCATCAGCATCCACCGCGCGGTGCTGGCGGGCGCGAAGACCAAGGTGCCGGAGGAGCTGCGGGACATCCTTCCGGAGCTGATGTGGCTCTCCCAGATGGGCCTCGTCCTGTACTGGATCTTCGACCGGACGGAGGGCCGCGAGCGCAGCTACCGGCTCGCCGAACGCGGCGCCCGGCTCACCGCGCGGGGCGTCGTGCTGGCCCGCTTCCGGGTCCTGCGCCCCCTGGTGCGGGAGGTGCACGAGCTGTTCACCGACTTCCTGCCGGGCATGACGCGGGCACTGCCGGACCCCGGCCGGAAGGCCGACGGGAAGACCCGGGGTCAGGCCTGA
- a CDS encoding SCO4848 family membrane protein: MKLSRPVSWFLLAFGVWSWIIWITFVKNLIKDSSGLAFEDGDPTAYFWVHLLLAVVSFVLGTVVGGIGLRSVRVLRRSS; the protein is encoded by the coding sequence ATGAAGCTCAGCCGCCCCGTCTCCTGGTTCCTGCTCGCTTTCGGGGTGTGGAGCTGGATCATCTGGATCACTTTCGTCAAAAACCTGATCAAGGACAGCAGCGGGCTCGCCTTCGAGGACGGCGACCCCACGGCGTACTTCTGGGTGCACCTGCTGCTCGCCGTCGTCTCCTTCGTATTGGGGACGGTCGTCGGAGGCATCGGGTTGCGTTCGGTGCGCGTACTGCGCCGAAGCTCATAG
- a CDS encoding decaprenylphospho-beta-D-erythro-pentofuranosid-2-ulose 2-reductase, whose translation MKDAFGLPQSLLVLGGTSEIALATARRLVARRTRTVWLAGRPSPALDAAAEQLRGLGAEVRTVAFDALDPESHEAALGKVFAEGDVDLVLLAFGILGDQAHDEREPLNAVRVAQTNYTGAVSAGLVSARALQAQGHGSLVVLSSVAGERARRANFIYGSSKAGLDAFAQGLGDALHGTGVHVMVVRPGFVRSRMTAGMEEAPLATTPEAVATAIELGLRRRSETVWVPGALRVVMSAVRHLPRTLFRRLPV comes from the coding sequence GTGAAGGACGCCTTCGGCCTCCCCCAGTCCCTGCTCGTCCTCGGCGGTACGTCCGAGATCGCGCTCGCCACCGCACGCCGTCTGGTGGCCCGCCGCACCCGCACGGTGTGGCTGGCCGGCCGGCCCTCCCCCGCCCTGGACGCGGCCGCCGAGCAGCTGCGCGGCCTCGGCGCCGAGGTGCGCACCGTCGCCTTCGACGCGCTCGACCCCGAGTCCCACGAGGCGGCGCTCGGCAAGGTCTTCGCCGAGGGCGACGTCGACCTGGTGCTGCTGGCCTTCGGCATCCTGGGCGACCAGGCGCACGACGAGCGCGAGCCGCTGAACGCCGTGCGGGTCGCGCAGACCAACTACACCGGCGCGGTCTCGGCCGGCCTGGTCAGCGCCCGCGCGCTCCAGGCGCAGGGCCACGGCTCCCTGGTCGTGCTCTCCTCGGTGGCCGGCGAACGGGCCAGGCGCGCCAACTTCATCTACGGCTCCAGCAAGGCCGGCCTGGACGCCTTCGCGCAGGGCCTCGGCGACGCGCTGCACGGCACGGGCGTGCACGTCATGGTCGTACGCCCCGGGTTCGTGCGGTCGCGGATGACCGCCGGGATGGAGGAGGCGCCGCTCGCCACGACGCCCGAGGCCGTCGCCACGGCGATCGAGCTGGGGCTGCGGCGGCGCTCGGAGACGGTGTGGGTGCCCGGCGCGCTGCGGGTGGTGATGTCGGCGGTGCGGCACCTGCCGCGGACGCTGTTCCGGCGGCTGCCCGTGTGA